In Hyphomicrobiales bacterium, the following proteins share a genomic window:
- a CDS encoding tripartite tricarboxylate transporter TctB family protein: protein MSIKSLSSRVPINGRVAMAAIMLAIFAAMILMAAAYPYKSRLLPWVIGIPGTVLALIQLVHEITAPSGSETITVVDHGETVTQIEPAADADEAAVKQHQELVLIGYLVLLVVSHVLLGFWIASPLFVAVFLRLYEGASWRFVIISAAATWLTLYVVFDQLLTVGVFEGLLTPYVTDLFE, encoded by the coding sequence ATGTCGATTAAGTCCCTAAGCAGCCGCGTCCCCATCAATGGCCGCGTCGCGATGGCCGCAATCATGCTGGCGATCTTCGCCGCCATGATCCTGATGGCCGCCGCCTATCCGTACAAGTCGCGGCTGTTGCCGTGGGTGATCGGCATCCCCGGCACCGTGCTGGCGCTGATCCAGCTCGTCCACGAGATCACCGCCCCTTCCGGCAGTGAGACAATCACTGTCGTCGACCACGGCGAGACGGTGACGCAAATCGAGCCTGCCGCCGACGCGGACGAGGCCGCCGTCAAGCAGCACCAGGAACTCGTTCTTATCGGCTATCTGGTCCTGCTCGTCGTCAGCCATGTTCTGTTGGGTTTCTGGATCGCTTCGCCGCTGTTCGTCGCCGTGTTCCTGCGGCTTTACGAGGGGGCGAGCTGGCGCTTTGTGATCATTTCGGCGGCGGCCACGTGGCTCACCCTTTACGTGGTCTTCGACCAGCTCCTCACGGTGGGTGTCTTCGAGGGCCTTTTGACCCCCTATGTGACGGATCTCTTCGAATAG